From a region of the Streptomyces sp. NBC_01454 genome:
- a CDS encoding SAM-dependent methyltransferase, with protein sequence MNREQMSRIAHAGHPIKSPLDDDSVRQLLERALPRGDERILDLGCGTGEWLLRALAAHPRLHAEGVDLSEDALAQAHESARNLGVQDRLALHCRPAEDFSAPHTFDLVLSVGAAHAFGGLLPTLAAARAHLAPGGRVLIGDGIWERSPSPEAVEMLGDFTDLATTVDRVAADGWTPVHGHVSTRRELDDYEWACWGSLASWALDHPDDPDSPQALETATLRRTEWLRVYRDTFGFVCLVLRRTSD encoded by the coding sequence GTGAACCGTGAACAGATGTCCCGGATCGCCCATGCCGGCCACCCGATCAAGTCCCCGCTCGACGACGACTCCGTGCGCCAACTGCTGGAACGCGCCCTGCCGCGAGGCGACGAGCGGATCCTTGACCTCGGTTGCGGCACCGGGGAATGGCTGCTGCGCGCCCTGGCCGCGCACCCGCGCCTGCACGCCGAGGGCGTCGACCTCTCCGAGGACGCCCTGGCGCAGGCCCACGAGTCCGCACGCAATCTCGGCGTCCAGGACCGCCTCGCCCTCCACTGCCGACCGGCGGAAGACTTCTCCGCTCCGCACACCTTCGACCTGGTGCTCAGCGTCGGGGCCGCCCACGCCTTCGGCGGCCTGCTCCCCACCCTCGCGGCCGCACGCGCACACCTGGCTCCCGGCGGACGCGTGCTCATCGGCGACGGCATCTGGGAACGCAGCCCGTCGCCGGAGGCCGTCGAGATGCTGGGGGACTTCACCGACCTGGCCACCACGGTGGACCGCGTGGCCGCCGACGGCTGGACTCCCGTCCACGGCCACGTCAGCACCCGCCGCGAACTGGACGACTACGAGTGGGCCTGCTGGGGCTCGCTGGCCTCCTGGGCCCTGGACCACCCCGACGACCCGGACAGCCCGCAGGCGCTCGAGACGGCCACCCTCCGCCGCACCGAATGGCTGCGCGTCTACCGGGACACCTTCGGCTTCGTCTGCCTGGTGCTGCGGCGCACGTCCGACTGA
- a CDS encoding alpha/beta fold hydrolase — protein sequence MSRSGTVRRGGRGVRGGILGPAGILVACALLGTACGTSPTHSALSADASADTSTSFARLVDVGQGRKMYLECHGSGSPTVILVPGLVAAADTWRYVRGPAGTMKASSSAVYPGVGRFTRVCSYDRPGTARESGKPTTSTSVPQPTTPRADVADLHTLLTTAKVPGPYVLVGWSAGGPIVRIYAGEYPQDVSGLVLVDAETEFLQSRLTPGQFATFLALERSDDKKRIAQWKDVERQDPATVFGQVRAAPPVPKVPVVVLTGDEFDPRAFRARLPAGAPADYPQVFWRAQLASQGDLARKFPGARHITKTRSDHNIQNNQPQLVIDAVREVVGKARRRQSGEPSAS from the coding sequence ATGAGTCGATCTGGCACGGTCCGCCGGGGCGGTCGCGGGGTGCGCGGAGGAATTCTCGGGCCGGCCGGAATTCTGGTCGCGTGCGCGTTGCTCGGCACGGCGTGCGGTACCTCCCCTACGCATTCCGCTCTCTCGGCGGACGCGAGCGCCGATACCTCGACGTCCTTTGCGCGGCTGGTGGATGTCGGCCAGGGGCGCAAGATGTATCTGGAGTGCCACGGCAGCGGATCGCCGACGGTCATTCTTGTGCCGGGGCTCGTTGCCGCCGCCGATACCTGGAGATATGTGCGTGGCCCCGCCGGCACGATGAAGGCCAGCAGTTCCGCCGTATATCCCGGGGTGGGGCGGTTCACCCGCGTCTGTTCCTACGATCGTCCGGGAACGGCACGGGAGAGCGGCAAGCCCACCACCTCGACGTCGGTCCCTCAGCCCACGACGCCGCGTGCTGACGTCGCGGACCTGCACACGCTGCTGACCACGGCGAAGGTGCCCGGCCCCTATGTGCTGGTGGGGTGGTCGGCGGGCGGCCCGATCGTCAGGATCTATGCCGGTGAGTATCCGCAAGACGTGTCCGGGCTCGTGCTTGTGGACGCCGAGACGGAATTCCTGCAATCGCGGCTCACGCCGGGGCAGTTCGCGACCTTTCTGGCGCTGGAGCGCAGCGACGACAAGAAGCGCATCGCCCAGTGGAAGGATGTGGAAAGGCAGGACCCGGCGACCGTCTTCGGGCAGGTGCGGGCCGCTCCGCCCGTGCCGAAAGTGCCGGTGGTCGTGCTGACCGGGGATGAATTCGATCCCCGGGCATTTCGTGCCCGTCTGCCGGCCGGTGCCCCGGCGGACTATCCGCAGGTCTTCTGGCGGGCACAACTCGCCTCGCAGGGAGATCTCGCGCGGAAGTTTCCCGGAGCGCGGCACATCACGAAGACGAGGAGTGACCACAACATCCAGAACAATCAGCCGCAGCTTGTCATCGATGCGGTGCGTGAGGTGGTCGGTAAGGCCCGTCGGCGGCAGAGTGGTGAGCCGTCCGCTTCGTGA
- a CDS encoding phosphorothioated DNA-binding restriction endonuclease has protein sequence MDWMERVGKLRQWAQNGARAPHKPLLMLYALGRFQREPQQPMRYSEIEHELSALLQDYGPTHRTSPAYPFHHLVSDGVWEVRTDSGGGSPGTGVRVLRESGARGQLAAGLRGALSDDPALVGRLAQLLLERHFPPSSHPDIAAAVGLDLEPADGLGAAAGPAARRRRAAELRRQVLIAYEYRCAFCGFDGSLGRVPVGLEAAHVRWWAFRGPDDLANCLCLCSLHHKLFDRGVLGLDSGRRITVSREFVGQSRTAREQVLGLTGRALIGPQQGSARVAPAHITWHTAQVFRGEPRVPECV, from the coding sequence ATGGACTGGATGGAACGGGTGGGGAAGCTGCGGCAGTGGGCGCAGAACGGGGCGCGGGCGCCGCACAAACCGCTGCTCATGCTCTATGCGTTGGGGCGGTTCCAGCGGGAGCCGCAACAGCCGATGCGCTACTCGGAGATCGAGCACGAGCTGAGCGCACTGCTGCAGGATTACGGGCCGACGCACCGGACCTCGCCCGCCTATCCGTTCCACCATCTGGTCAGTGACGGGGTCTGGGAGGTGCGTACCGACAGTGGTGGCGGCAGCCCGGGGACGGGGGTCCGGGTGCTGCGGGAGAGCGGGGCGCGGGGGCAGCTGGCCGCGGGGCTGCGTGGTGCGCTCTCGGACGATCCGGCGCTGGTCGGACGGCTGGCACAGCTGCTGCTGGAGCGGCATTTCCCGCCGTCGAGCCATCCGGACATCGCCGCTGCCGTCGGGCTCGACCTGGAGCCGGCGGACGGGTTGGGGGCCGCCGCCGGGCCGGCTGCCCGGCGCCGGCGGGCGGCCGAACTGCGCAGGCAGGTGCTCATCGCCTACGAATACCGCTGCGCCTTCTGCGGCTTCGACGGTTCGCTCGGCCGGGTGCCGGTCGGGCTGGAGGCCGCGCACGTCCGGTGGTGGGCGTTCCGCGGGCCGGACGACCTCGCCAACTGTCTGTGCCTGTGCTCGCTGCACCACAAGCTGTTCGACAGAGGGGTGCTGGGCCTGGATTCCGGCCGGCGGATCACCGTGTCCCGGGAGTTCGTCGGGCAGAGCCGGACGGCACGTGAGCAGGTGCTCGGCCTCACCGGACGTGCCCTGATCGGGCCGCAGCAGGGCAGCGCACGGGTCGCCCCCGCCCACATCACCTGGCACACCGCGCAGGTCTTCCGTGGTGAGCCGCGGGTGCCGGAGTGCGTCTGA
- a CDS encoding sulfatase encodes MSHTTSSRQLPQEERNTAAEDLPPDDSPEAAPPDTAEATPHAGEATPDAGEATPDGVEGPPREQDTAAPDAPAPAAPEAPAPGPGWRERHPAAARTLAWTTTVLAGVLVLATLLLPNDPARLTPAEFLRIPVEGIAGAALLLVLPRQVRRVAAVLAGAVLALLAVLDFLDIGFIEALGRGFNVVFDWPLLGDGASFLQDSIGRAGAIGVEIAAVVLVLGLLVLTALAVVRLSNLMARHRAAAAGTTLVLGTAWVLCAALGLQIAGAPVASRSTSDLVQARMDGVSATLKDEREFARVASTDPYHSTPGSKLLTGLRGKDVIFTFIESYGRSAVQDPLMAPGVDAVLAKGTKRLRAAGFSARSGWLTSATYGGSSWLGHSTFMSGLWIDNQQRYRTVTAGDHLSLTKAFRRTGAWRTVGIMPGVTKAWPEAKFYGLDHVYDSRELGYQGPKFSWSTMPDQYSLSAFQRLENGRPHDKPLMSEIILTSSHNPWAPLPKTLPWNKVGDGSVYRSIEKAGKNPVDVWQQTDRVRTEYGKSIQYSLNSLISYVEKYGNKNTVLVFLGDHQPVAKVSGDHASRDVPVALVAHDPDVLKRISNWHWTPSLNPGHQAPVWRMDAFRDRFLKAYGPHPDATVPTASR; translated from the coding sequence GTGTCGCACACCACGAGCTCTCGCCAACTGCCCCAGGAGGAGCGGAACACCGCGGCCGAGGACCTGCCCCCGGACGACAGCCCGGAGGCGGCGCCCCCGGACACGGCGGAAGCGACACCGCACGCCGGGGAAGCGACACCGGACGCCGGGGAAGCGACACCGGACGGCGTGGAAGGCCCGCCACGTGAGCAGGACACCGCCGCACCCGACGCACCCGCACCCGCCGCACCCGAAGCCCCCGCCCCCGGCCCCGGCTGGCGCGAGCGGCACCCGGCCGCCGCGCGGACGCTGGCATGGACGACCACCGTCCTGGCCGGCGTGCTGGTCCTCGCCACCCTCCTGCTGCCGAACGATCCCGCCCGCCTGACACCCGCCGAGTTCCTCCGCATCCCGGTCGAGGGCATAGCCGGTGCCGCCCTGCTGCTCGTCCTGCCGCGCCAGGTCCGGCGGGTGGCGGCGGTCCTCGCCGGGGCGGTCCTCGCCCTGCTGGCTGTCCTGGACTTCCTCGACATCGGCTTCATCGAGGCGCTGGGCCGCGGTTTCAATGTCGTGTTCGACTGGCCTCTGCTCGGCGACGGCGCCTCCTTCCTCCAGGACTCGATAGGCCGCGCCGGCGCGATCGGCGTCGAGATCGCCGCCGTGGTCCTGGTGCTCGGCCTGCTCGTCCTCACGGCGCTCGCCGTCGTCCGGCTGAGCAACCTCATGGCACGCCATCGCGCCGCGGCCGCCGGCACCACCCTCGTCCTCGGGACCGCCTGGGTCCTCTGCGCGGCGCTCGGCCTGCAGATAGCCGGCGCACCGGTCGCGTCCCGGAGCACCTCCGACCTCGTCCAGGCCCGGATGGACGGTGTGAGCGCAACCCTCAAGGACGAGCGGGAGTTCGCCCGGGTGGCCTCCACCGACCCGTACCACAGCACCCCGGGCAGCAAGCTGCTGACCGGACTGCGCGGCAAGGACGTCATCTTCACCTTCATCGAGAGCTACGGCCGCAGCGCCGTCCAGGACCCGCTGATGGCGCCGGGCGTCGACGCGGTGCTCGCGAAGGGCACCAAGCGGCTGCGCGCGGCCGGCTTCTCGGCCCGCAGCGGCTGGCTCACCTCGGCGACCTACGGCGGCAGCAGCTGGCTGGGCCACTCCACCTTCATGTCCGGCCTGTGGATCGACAACCAGCAGCGCTACCGCACCGTCACCGCCGGAGACCACCTCAGCCTCACCAAGGCCTTCCGGCGCACCGGCGCCTGGCGGACCGTCGGCATCATGCCCGGCGTCACCAAGGCCTGGCCGGAGGCCAAGTTCTACGGCCTCGACCACGTCTACGACTCACGGGAACTCGGCTACCAGGGACCCAAGTTCAGCTGGTCGACCATGCCCGACCAGTACAGCCTCTCGGCCTTCCAGCGCCTGGAGAACGGCCGGCCGCACGACAAGCCGCTGATGTCCGAGATCATCCTGACCTCCAGCCACAACCCCTGGGCGCCGCTTCCCAAGACGCTCCCCTGGAACAAGGTCGGCGACGGCTCCGTCTACCGCTCCATCGAGAAGGCCGGCAAGAACCCCGTGGACGTGTGGCAGCAGACCGACCGGGTGCGCACCGAGTACGGCAAGTCCATCCAGTACTCCCTCAACAGCCTCATCTCGTACGTTGAGAAGTACGGCAACAAGAACACCGTGCTCGTCTTCCTCGGCGACCACCAGCCCGTCGCGAAGGTCTCCGGCGACCACGCCAGCCGGGACGTACCGGTCGCGCTCGTCGCCCACGACCCCGACGTGCTGAAGCGGATCTCCAACTGGCACTGGACCCCCAGCCTGAACCCCGGCCACCAGGCCCCGGTCTGGCGGATGGACGCCTTCCGCGACCGCTTCCTGAAGGCCTACGGCCCGCACCCCGACGCCACCGTGCCCACGGCCTCCCGGTAA
- a CDS encoding sensor histidine kinase, whose amino-acid sequence MRLDARRAAQARVRWFGLWDSYFVICYLLTTGLVFTSAAPQGHRLVAIGALTLTVPWYAGIGRPLMRHRTSDRRNAVFAAGLFVLFGVATAVDLMSAFALFALVPMVMMSLAARAAVVTAVLGNLVPVTMLWVQGGGAAGPLVVFVLLVSLLGIALSVLLGLWIKRVVRQSEEHAALIDELRQNRERVARLSHQAGIAAERERLAREIHDTLAQSLVSIISLVQAADAEVETAPATARAHLTLVGRVAKESLVEARAFVADRTPAPLRESSLAQALRRQADGLTAQSGLLVRFAVEGVERPLPMAAGVVLLRAAQEAGANVRKHAEARTVDMVLRFGERQVGLRVADDGKGFATAEGEFPTAGGPPGTAAGGGFGLRGMAARVAETGGVMSVVSERGAGTVVEVRIPLAGTVDASAAGTVDASAAGTVDDSAAGADAPRTDAVPAVPADAGGHR is encoded by the coding sequence GTGAGGCTTGACGCGCGGCGCGCGGCACAGGCGCGGGTGCGCTGGTTCGGGCTGTGGGACAGCTACTTCGTGATCTGCTACCTGCTCACCACGGGGCTGGTGTTCACCTCCGCAGCCCCCCAGGGCCACCGCCTCGTCGCCATCGGCGCGCTGACGCTGACCGTGCCCTGGTACGCGGGGATCGGGCGGCCGCTGATGCGCCACCGCACGAGCGACCGGCGCAATGCCGTCTTCGCCGCCGGGCTCTTCGTGCTCTTCGGGGTGGCGACCGCGGTCGATCTGATGAGCGCGTTCGCCCTGTTCGCGCTGGTCCCGATGGTGATGATGAGCCTGGCGGCCCGGGCGGCCGTGGTGACCGCCGTGCTCGGCAATCTCGTTCCCGTGACGATGCTCTGGGTGCAGGGCGGGGGCGCCGCGGGTCCGCTGGTGGTGTTCGTGCTGCTGGTGTCGCTGCTGGGCATCGCGCTGTCCGTACTCCTCGGGCTGTGGATCAAGAGGGTGGTGCGGCAGAGCGAGGAGCACGCCGCGCTGATCGACGAGCTGCGGCAGAACCGTGAGCGGGTGGCCCGGCTGTCGCACCAGGCCGGGATCGCCGCCGAACGGGAGCGGCTCGCGCGGGAGATCCATGACACCCTCGCGCAGAGCCTGGTCAGCATCATCAGCCTGGTGCAGGCCGCCGATGCGGAGGTGGAGACCGCGCCCGCCACGGCCCGTGCACACCTCACGCTGGTCGGACGGGTGGCGAAGGAGAGCCTGGTGGAGGCCCGTGCCTTCGTCGCCGACCGGACGCCCGCGCCCTTGCGGGAGAGTTCCCTGGCCCAGGCGTTGCGGCGGCAGGCGGACGGACTGACCGCGCAGTCCGGGCTGCTGGTGCGGTTCGCCGTCGAGGGGGTGGAGCGGCCGCTGCCGATGGCGGCCGGTGTCGTTCTGCTGCGTGCCGCGCAGGAGGCCGGCGCGAATGTACGCAAGCACGCCGAGGCCCGGACGGTGGACATGGTGCTCCGGTTCGGCGAGCGGCAGGTCGGGCTGCGGGTCGCCGATGACGGCAAGGGATTCGCCACGGCGGAGGGCGAGTTCCCCACGGCCGGCGGACCGCCCGGCACGGCGGCGGGCGGGGGCTTCGGGCTGCGGGGGATGGCGGCGCGGGTGGCGGAGACCGGAGGCGTGATGAGCGTGGTGAGCGAACGGGGCGCGGGCACCGTCGTGGAGGTGCGGATTCCCTTGGCGGGAACGGTGGACGCCTCGGCAGCGGGGACGGTGGACGCCTCGGCAGCAGGAACGGTCGACGACTCGGCAGCGGGTGCAGACGCGCCCCGGACGGACGCGGTCCCGGCGGTCCCGGCAGACGCGGGAGGCCACCGATGA
- a CDS encoding response regulator transcription factor yields MTGGEAAAAAPAAAPAPVVRVLLADDHPVVREGLCAMLAADPGIEVVGQAGSGEEAVALARRLVPDVALLDLRMGGMDGVGATGHIRQRTPHTKVVIVTTYEDDADILRAVEAGAAGYLLKGSSRAELTGAVHAAARGETVLTPSLAGKLFRARTVEAPLLSGRECEVLRLVGQGLTNAEIGRELFIGEATVKTHLLRAFKKLDVSDRTAAVLTALERGLLS; encoded by the coding sequence ATGACCGGCGGGGAAGCCGCCGCCGCTGCCCCCGCCGCTGCCCCCGCCCCCGTGGTGCGGGTGCTGCTCGCCGATGACCATCCCGTCGTGCGCGAGGGCCTGTGCGCGATGCTCGCCGCCGATCCGGGGATCGAGGTCGTCGGGCAGGCCGGGTCCGGGGAGGAGGCCGTGGCGCTGGCGCGGCGGCTGGTGCCGGACGTGGCGCTGCTCGATCTGCGGATGGGCGGGATGGACGGGGTCGGCGCGACCGGGCACATCCGGCAGCGGACGCCGCACACCAAGGTGGTCATCGTCACCACGTACGAGGACGACGCCGACATCCTGCGGGCGGTGGAGGCGGGCGCGGCCGGCTATCTCCTCAAGGGCAGTTCACGGGCGGAGCTGACCGGCGCCGTGCACGCGGCGGCGCGCGGGGAGACCGTGCTGACCCCGTCGCTGGCCGGCAAGCTGTTCCGGGCGCGGACGGTGGAGGCGCCGCTGCTGTCCGGCCGGGAGTGCGAGGTGCTGCGGCTGGTCGGGCAGGGCCTGACCAATGCGGAGATCGGCCGGGAGCTGTTCATCGGCGAGGCCACGGTCAAGACGCATCTGCTGCGGGCCTTCAAGAAGCTGGACGTCTCGGACCGGACGGCGGCGGTGCTCACGGCGCTGGAGCGCGGGCTGTTGTCCTAG
- a CDS encoding IS481 family transposase encodes MSHRNARLTVFGRRLLVDRVRSGRPVAHVAAEMGISRVTAHKWVRRWRTEGDRGLHDRSSRPRTTPHRTAARTESQVCRLRQDRKLGPARIGPILGLPSSTVHRILTRHGLNRLAFLDRPTGQIIRRYERQRPGELVHVDVKKLGRIPDGGGHKVHGRDAGRPIRGMGFDYLHSAVDDHSRLAYTEIHADEKVATCAAFLARAAAFFHRHGITRIERVLTDNAWSYRKGLAWKQVLTDLGATGKLTRAYRPQTNGKVERFHRTLLDEWAYLRPYTSNTERTEALTDFLHTYNHHRCHTALKGQPPISRVNNAAGQYT; translated from the coding sequence GTGTCCCACCGTAATGCCCGGCTGACCGTCTTCGGCAGGCGGCTGCTGGTCGATCGTGTCCGCTCCGGGCGTCCCGTTGCCCATGTCGCAGCCGAGATGGGTATCTCGCGAGTCACGGCCCACAAATGGGTCCGCCGCTGGCGGACCGAAGGCGACAGGGGCCTGCACGACCGCTCCAGCCGGCCCCGGACGACACCGCACCGCACCGCGGCCCGAACCGAGTCGCAGGTGTGCCGCCTGCGGCAGGACCGCAAGCTCGGCCCGGCCCGCATCGGGCCGATCCTGGGACTGCCCTCCTCCACCGTCCACCGGATCCTGACCCGGCACGGTCTGAACCGGCTGGCTTTCCTCGACCGGCCCACCGGCCAGATCATCCGCCGCTACGAACGCCAACGCCCAGGTGAACTGGTCCACGTCGATGTCAAGAAACTCGGCCGGATCCCCGACGGCGGCGGCCACAAAGTCCACGGCCGCGACGCAGGCCGGCCCATCCGCGGCATGGGCTTCGATTACCTGCACTCCGCCGTCGACGACCACTCCCGCCTGGCCTACACCGAGATCCACGCGGACGAGAAGGTCGCCACCTGCGCAGCCTTCCTCGCCCGGGCCGCCGCGTTCTTCCACCGCCACGGCATCACCCGCATCGAACGTGTCCTGACCGATAACGCCTGGTCCTACCGAAAGGGCCTGGCCTGGAAGCAAGTCCTGACCGACCTCGGTGCAACAGGAAAGCTCACCCGCGCCTACCGGCCACAGACCAACGGCAAGGTCGAGCGCTTCCACCGCACCCTGCTCGACGAATGGGCCTACCTCAGGCCCTACACCAGCAACACCGAGCGCACCGAAGCCCTGACAGACTTCCTCCACACCTACAACCACCACCGCTGCCACACCGCACTCAAAGGGCAACCGCCCATCAGCCGTGTGAACAACGCTGCGGGTCAATACACCTAG
- a CDS encoding IS1182 family transposase, translating to MGEWAGETVGPDVWETCRDLIPAGSVFAFLAEHRSTLFEAEMFADMYPSANGRPSMPPQILASAITLQALHGLSDFETVQELRCDLRWKAACGLGLHDMAFDPSLLAYFRRRLARSARPNRVFEAVREVVKATGVLKGKHRRALDSTVLDDAVATQDTVTQIIAAIRAVIRDVPGAGEVVAVHCTAHDYNDPGKPRIAWNDEQARADLVDALVGDALRLLGHLPEQQLGEKAANAVGILALVAGQDVEPAEDSDGHDGRWRITQGTAQNRMVSTVDPEARHVHKTRTHQQDGFKAHLAIEPETGLYTAVALRPGAGPEHHEAMVGIDLLTDEDEPVDAFGDTAYSTGDARHSLETAGHRLFLKPAPLRPAVPGGFTLDDFVIDTVAATVTCPAGHTVPLSAPAGQHHQRKASFKDVCAGCPLRERCTKAKAGRILTIRPHHDLLAAARQQAATDPDWQADYRRWRPPVERAVAWLVHHGNRKLRYRGTIKNDTWLHTRAAALNLRRLINLGLNRTNGTWHLAPAST from the coding sequence ATGGGGGAATGGGCCGGGGAGACGGTCGGGCCGGATGTGTGGGAGACCTGCCGGGATTTGATCCCGGCGGGGAGTGTGTTCGCTTTCCTGGCCGAGCATCGCAGCACGCTGTTCGAAGCGGAGATGTTCGCGGACATGTACCCGTCGGCGAACGGGCGGCCGAGTATGCCGCCGCAGATCCTGGCCTCGGCGATCACGCTGCAGGCCCTGCACGGGCTGTCGGACTTCGAGACGGTCCAGGAACTGCGGTGCGACCTGAGGTGGAAGGCAGCCTGCGGACTGGGCCTTCATGACATGGCGTTCGATCCGTCGTTGCTGGCCTACTTCCGCCGCCGGCTGGCCCGTTCCGCCCGGCCGAACCGGGTGTTCGAGGCTGTGCGGGAGGTCGTGAAGGCCACCGGTGTCCTCAAGGGCAAGCACCGCCGGGCGCTGGATTCCACCGTGCTGGATGACGCGGTGGCCACCCAGGACACCGTCACCCAGATCATCGCCGCCATCCGGGCGGTGATCCGGGACGTCCCCGGGGCCGGCGAGGTGGTCGCGGTGCACTGCACCGCGCACGACTACAACGACCCGGGCAAGCCGAGGATCGCCTGGAACGACGAGCAGGCCCGTGCCGACCTGGTCGACGCCCTGGTCGGTGACGCGCTGCGGCTGCTGGGCCACCTGCCCGAGCAGCAGCTCGGCGAGAAGGCCGCGAACGCGGTCGGCATCCTGGCCCTGGTCGCGGGCCAGGACGTGGAGCCCGCCGAGGACTCCGACGGCCACGACGGGCGCTGGCGCATCACCCAAGGCACCGCACAGAACCGGATGGTCTCCACTGTCGACCCCGAAGCCCGGCACGTGCACAAGACCCGCACCCACCAGCAGGACGGCTTCAAGGCCCACCTCGCCATTGAGCCCGAGACCGGGTTATACACCGCCGTCGCCCTGCGGCCCGGAGCCGGTCCCGAGCACCACGAGGCGATGGTCGGAATCGACCTGCTCACCGACGAGGACGAGCCCGTTGACGCCTTCGGTGACACCGCCTACTCCACAGGTGACGCCCGCCACAGCCTCGAAACCGCCGGTCACCGGCTGTTCCTCAAACCCGCACCGCTGCGGCCCGCCGTCCCTGGCGGCTTCACCCTCGACGACTTCGTCATCGACACCGTCGCCGCCACCGTGACCTGCCCCGCCGGACACACCGTCCCTTTATCCGCTCCCGCCGGGCAGCACCACCAGCGCAAAGCCTCGTTCAAGGACGTGTGCGCCGGATGCCCCCTTCGTGAGCGGTGCACCAAGGCCAAGGCCGGGCGGATCCTGACCATCCGTCCGCACCACGATCTGCTCGCCGCCGCCCGCCAGCAGGCCGCCACCGATCCCGACTGGCAGGCCGACTACCGGCGCTGGAGACCACCGGTCGAACGTGCCGTCGCCTGGCTCGTCCACCACGGCAACCGCAAACTCCGCTACCGCGGCACCATCAAGAACGACACCTGGCTCCACACCCGAGCAGCCGCCCTCAACCTTCGCCGACTGATCAACCTCGGACTCAACCGAACCAACGGAACCTGGCACCTCGCCCCGGCCAGCACATAG
- a CDS encoding DUF2786 domain-containing protein: MLGSVRYAPDGAPAEDALEAGASVLAADGAGWEAVSAAVVDAAVAGVRQCRSGGWFPADLERIVRREADGTTLAALVVDAVAAEAARPPAARPPQDPRWAGQLRDLGAEVWWPSDAGYLDALTARRRTSRFETAHDVLAALRALARLPRITPLPAPPRSAGSGPAGAAADRALGRIRGLLAKAEATDYAEEAEALSAKAQELMARHSIDEALLDGAARADGPGGGRPGGPSAVRIGIEGPYEQAKALLLDAVAAANRCRAVWAADVGFSTLVGFAPDLEAAEMLYTSLLLQATSAMHRAGDDHHRALKAQGGTPVARGRSRRTRDFRQTFLVAYADRIRDRLATATAAATASASASAESDPAAPDLRPVLAARHLAVEETTGALFPDTAPVRLRGVRDPEGWHQGTAAADRARLGEG; this comes from the coding sequence GTGCTCGGCAGCGTCCGTTACGCGCCGGACGGCGCGCCCGCCGAGGACGCGCTGGAGGCCGGCGCTTCGGTGCTGGCCGCGGACGGAGCCGGCTGGGAAGCGGTCAGCGCGGCCGTGGTCGACGCCGCCGTGGCGGGGGTGCGGCAGTGCCGGTCGGGCGGCTGGTTCCCCGCCGACCTGGAGCGGATCGTACGGCGCGAGGCCGACGGCACCACCCTGGCCGCACTGGTCGTCGACGCCGTCGCGGCCGAGGCGGCCCGCCCGCCCGCCGCGCGCCCCCCGCAGGACCCCCGCTGGGCCGGTCAGCTGCGCGACCTCGGCGCCGAGGTGTGGTGGCCGTCCGACGCCGGCTATCTCGACGCCCTGACCGCCCGTCGCCGCACCTCCCGCTTCGAGACCGCCCACGACGTGCTGGCGGCGCTGCGCGCGCTCGCCCGGCTGCCCCGGATCACCCCGCTGCCGGCCCCGCCGCGGAGTGCGGGATCCGGCCCGGCCGGCGCCGCCGCGGACCGTGCGCTCGGCCGGATCCGCGGACTGCTCGCCAAGGCCGAGGCGACCGACTACGCCGAGGAGGCCGAGGCGCTGTCCGCCAAGGCCCAGGAACTGATGGCCCGGCACAGCATCGACGAGGCACTCCTCGACGGCGCGGCCCGCGCCGACGGCCCCGGGGGCGGGCGGCCCGGCGGCCCGTCAGCGGTCCGGATCGGCATCGAGGGCCCGTACGAACAGGCCAAGGCCCTGCTGCTCGACGCGGTCGCGGCCGCCAACCGCTGCCGGGCCGTCTGGGCCGCCGACGTCGGCTTCTCCACCCTCGTCGGCTTCGCCCCCGACCTGGAGGCGGCCGAGATGCTCTACACCTCGCTGCTGCTCCAGGCCACCTCCGCGATGCACCGCGCGGGCGACGACCACCACCGGGCGCTCAAGGCGCAGGGCGGCACCCCCGTCGCCCGCGGCCGCTCCCGCCGCACCCGGGACTTCCGCCAGACTTTTCTCGTCGCCTACGCCGACCGCATCCGCGACCGGCTCGCCACGGCCACGGCCGCCGCCACTGCTTCCGCTTCCGCCTCCGCCGAGTCGGACCCCGCGGCCCCCGACCTCCGCCCGGTCCTCGCCGCCCGCCACCTCGCCGTCGAGGAGACCACCGGCGCCCTCTTCCCCGACACCGCCCCGGTCCGTCTGCGCGGCGTACGCGACCCGGAGGGCTGGCACCAGGGCACAGCGGCCGCGGACCGGGCACGGCTGGGGGAGGGCTGA